One Acidobacteriota bacterium genomic window carries:
- a CDS encoding lytic transglycosylase domain-containing protein produces MSSVLPRLSGGWISMRIWLRSKTPAVAITCGLFLAGFLRGLPCLEAGQIATVTGQNGQIVFVNGTSESTGPDFSQERSLLASPAGIDSLIDRVSSHYQVDPKLVHAMIRVESNYDPSAVSSKGAMGLMQLIPATAQRFGVQNPFDPGQNIQGGVSYLKYLLHLFRGNLPLSLAAYNAGEERVIRSGGIPAIPETEHYVRAITRIYSSKSTGSEAAATPAARVMPIVRYVDSQGVIHFTNAE; encoded by the coding sequence ATGAGTTCCGTTCTTCCACGATTGAGTGGAGGCTGGATCTCTATGCGAATCTGGTTAAGGTCCAAAACGCCTGCCGTTGCTATAACCTGCGGTTTATTCCTCGCTGGTTTCCTGCGGGGTTTGCCTTGCCTCGAGGCAGGACAAATTGCCACCGTCACCGGCCAGAATGGCCAGATCGTTTTCGTCAACGGAACATCTGAAAGCACTGGACCCGATTTCTCGCAGGAGAGATCTCTACTCGCCAGCCCCGCTGGAATTGACTCCCTCATTGATCGCGTCTCCAGCCATTATCAGGTGGACCCTAAACTGGTCCACGCCATGATCCGGGTTGAATCCAACTACGATCCTTCAGCTGTTTCTTCTAAAGGCGCCATGGGGCTGATGCAGTTGATTCCGGCAACGGCGCAGCGATTTGGCGTGCAGAATCCTTTCGATCCCGGGCAGAACATTCAGGGAGGAGTCAGCTACCTGAAATATCTTCTGCACCTTTTCAGGGGCAATTTGCCGCTCTCGCTGGCCGCCTATAATGCGGGGGAGGAGCGTGTGATCCGCTCCGGCGGCATACCGGCCATCCCTGAAACTGAGCATTACGTGCGGGCGATAACGCGCATTTACAGCTCGAAGAGCACAGGCTCTGAGGCAGCAGCAACGCCGGCCGCGCGGGTTATGCCTATCGTCCGTTATGTGGATTCGCAAGGGGTCATCCACTTTACCAATGCGGAGTAA
- a CDS encoding TetR/AcrR family transcriptional regulator, whose amino-acid sequence MMALEKLDTRIRKEQIIEAALGLIASHGVRRLSMTAIARRVGLVPSALYRHFGSKQEILEAAVQLVGQRAGENLKAVRKLTPNSLDRMELLLAGIIKMIRDLHAMPRIIFSEGISTGHPEAKRQAYELLKGVLKGIEEIILEGQEQGEIRADLDAKSLSVVFWGMIPATVILWHLSDGQFDVTRHAEKSWELFREGIRAS is encoded by the coding sequence ATGATGGCTCTGGAAAAGCTTGATACCAGAATTCGAAAGGAACAGATCATCGAGGCTGCACTGGGACTGATTGCCTCACACGGCGTCCGTCGGCTGAGCATGACTGCGATCGCACGGCGCGTCGGGCTAGTGCCCTCCGCTCTCTATCGGCATTTTGGGAGCAAGCAGGAGATACTGGAGGCGGCGGTCCAGTTGGTCGGGCAGCGCGCAGGCGAGAACCTGAAGGCGGTTCGCAAACTTACACCGAACTCCCTGGATCGTATGGAGCTGCTTTTGGCCGGGATTATCAAGATGATACGGGATCTACACGCCATGCCGCGCATTATATTTTCCGAGGGAATATCCACCGGCCACCCGGAAGCGAAGCGCCAGGCTTATGAACTTCTAAAGGGCGTTCTGAAAGGGATTGAGGAGATCATTCTCGAAGGGCAGGAGCAGGGCGAGATCCGCGCCGATCTTGACGCCAAGTCGCTCTCGGTGGTCTTCTGGGGAATGATTCCTGCAACGGTGATCCTGTGGCATTTGAGCGATGGCCAGTTCGACGTAACACGACACGCAGAGAAATCCTGGGAATTGTTTCGGGAAGGGATCCGGGCTAGTTGA
- a CDS encoding ABC transporter permease — protein MRERIKHMLVKEFIEVFRDPRMKILIFVVPLLQLIVFSYAANTDVRHVAAAVYDLDNSVASRELVGRFVKSGYFDVVEYISSGARERELLDRGKVLVVLRLDKGFEGDILAGHSAPFQMIIDGTDSNTAGIVLGYSNTIVHQFSQSVLAERNAHLPGDVRQPGEVTLQTRTWFNENLESRTFFVPGVIALMITLLTLLLTSMAVVREKEIGTMEQIMVTPIRPVEFILGKTVPFALISFVDLALVAVAGVFWFDIPVRGSLVLLVFSMSVYLLSTLSIGLLISTVSQTQQQAMMSTFFFFMPAVLLSGFMFPIANMPVVVQWLTYLNPMRYAMVILWGIFLKGVGINILWTQIAALAVIGAATLVLASKRFRKTLA, from the coding sequence ATGCGGGAACGCATCAAGCACATGCTCGTTAAGGAATTCATCGAGGTCTTCCGCGATCCACGCATGAAGATTTTGATATTCGTCGTTCCACTCCTGCAATTGATCGTCTTCAGTTACGCCGCAAACACCGACGTGCGGCACGTCGCCGCAGCGGTTTATGACCTTGATAACAGCGTGGCCAGCCGCGAGCTGGTGGGCCGATTCGTGAAATCCGGATATTTTGATGTTGTCGAATACATCTCGAGCGGCGCCCGGGAGCGCGAATTGCTCGACCGTGGCAAGGTGTTGGTGGTTCTGCGCCTGGATAAAGGCTTTGAGGGGGATATTCTCGCCGGGCACTCAGCTCCATTCCAGATGATCATCGACGGAACAGACTCCAACACCGCGGGCATCGTACTCGGTTACAGCAACACGATTGTGCACCAATTCTCGCAATCCGTCCTCGCAGAGCGCAATGCCCACCTGCCCGGCGATGTTCGCCAGCCGGGCGAAGTGACTCTCCAGACGCGGACCTGGTTCAACGAAAACCTCGAGAGCCGCACCTTTTTCGTGCCCGGCGTGATTGCCCTGATGATCACGCTGCTGACGCTGCTTTTGACCAGTATGGCTGTTGTTCGCGAGAAGGAGATCGGCACGATGGAGCAGATCATGGTCACGCCCATCCGTCCGGTGGAATTCATTCTGGGAAAGACCGTGCCATTCGCCCTGATCAGTTTTGTGGACCTCGCGCTCGTAGCGGTGGCAGGCGTCTTCTGGTTTGACATTCCCGTCCGCGGAAGTCTCGTGCTGCTTGTGTTTTCGATGTCGGTATATCTTCTAAGCACGCTGAGCATCGGGCTCCTGATTTCAACTGTGAGCCAGACGCAGCAGCAGGCGATGATGAGCACCTTTTTCTTTTTCATGCCGGCCGTACTGCTTTCGGGTTTTATGTTCCCGATCGCCAATATGCCCGTCGTCGTCCAGTGGCTGACTTATTTAAATCCCATGCGGTACGCGATGGTGATCCTGTGGGGGATATTTCTGAAGGGCGTTGGTATAAACATCCTTTGGACGCAGATCGCAGCTCTGGCGGTCATAGGAGCAGCTACCCTTGTGCTGGCGTCGAAGCGCTTCCGAAAGACACTGGCGTGA
- a CDS encoding ABC transporter ATP-binding protein produces the protein MNQAKAHKAVVVKNLERRFGSFVAVNRISLEVAEGEIFGFLGPNGAGKSTTIRILCGILAPSGGSGTVAGYDLLTQPEEIKSRIGYMSQKFSLYEDLTVEENIDFYSGIYRIPPKKKKERKTWVIEMAGLAEHRHTLTGNLSGGWKQRLALGCATMHEPGIIFLDEPTSGVDPNSRRQFWNLIYNLAGSGVTIFVTTHYMDEAEYCDRIALIYRGEVIAEGTPEVLKTQFMQEEVLEVACDRPLDAMEEIRKLVGIKEVALFGKYLHAVAESRDVGGLVKEALVRSGFNVEKIEKIVPSMEDVFISLIEARDRAERPVQEVKG, from the coding sequence ATGAACCAGGCAAAAGCGCATAAGGCTGTCGTCGTGAAAAATCTCGAACGGCGTTTCGGCTCTTTTGTGGCCGTCAATCGGATCAGCTTGGAAGTTGCGGAGGGCGAAATTTTCGGATTTCTCGGACCGAACGGCGCTGGCAAATCCACCACCATCCGAATCCTGTGCGGCATTCTGGCGCCGAGCGGCGGCAGTGGCACAGTTGCCGGGTATGACCTCTTGACGCAGCCGGAAGAAATCAAGAGCCGCATTGGCTACATGAGCCAGAAATTCTCTCTCTATGAAGACTTGACAGTCGAAGAGAACATCGATTTTTACAGCGGTATCTATCGCATCCCGCCGAAAAAGAAAAAGGAACGCAAGACATGGGTGATCGAAATGGCAGGGCTCGCCGAGCACCGCCACACGCTCACTGGCAACCTCTCCGGCGGCTGGAAGCAGCGGCTGGCGCTGGGCTGCGCCACGATGCATGAGCCTGGCATCATTTTTCTTGATGAGCCGACATCTGGCGTCGATCCCAACAGCCGCCGGCAATTCTGGAACCTGATCTACAATCTCGCCGGCAGCGGCGTCACCATCTTTGTCACGACTCACTACATGGACGAAGCGGAATATTGTGATCGCATTGCGCTGATATATCGCGGCGAGGTGATCGCCGAGGGCACACCGGAGGTGCTGAAAACACAATTCATGCAGGAGGAAGTGCTGGAAGTGGCCTGCGACCGTCCCCTGGACGCTATGGAGGAAATTCGAAAACTTGTCGGCATTAAAGAGGTGGCGCTTTTCGGCAAGTATCTCCACGCTGTAGCCGAAAGCCGGGACGTAGGGGGATTGGTGAAAGAGGCACTCGTCCGGAGCGGATTCAATGTGGAAAAGATCGAGAAGATAGTTCCTTCGATGGAGGATGTTTTCATCTCACTGATTGAGGCACGCGACCGGGCGGAGCGGCCCGTACAGGAGGTGAAGGGATGA
- a CDS encoding AMIN domain-containing protein — MLAAAWVVLAVAPGFAITRRTDLARKAYGRAVELQQKLKATPAGKRTAAEYERVIREYRNVYIYDFAYVKAPVAAQTIGDLYLEMGRQLRNPAYFNSAIKSYQYTAAQYPGTSMARESALATGSVYLESLNDPGQAAAAYRSFLEKYPNSSNSGEAKQKLKEIADAQAAQKREDSASNANTSPDNSSGGTETSSIGGNDASGAPAEVTDIHNWVGPNYTRVVIEARGPFQYTTIRLSHPDRIVFDLPNTRLSHDLMKKNVPINGTFLRDIRVGQFKPDVTRVVLDVKNINNFSAFPVPNPFRLIIDVHGTSPEMAENGPESAKSGPTAATEPGRVAQARVEKKTPAVMEAPASNHKPEVEAARKVAFPAPPKTGSAIEFDDQQAVMEKAVSTPKPGPEGATKLAPKPAPDRQAPQAVKPTNGTAPSAAQAEKIAKPEKDAASTTRRQAPPRPKAGTASDGPVQPEAELNTEASRDNSNVAGRKSEAALAARSSAAAKKRMEAASTDPGRDDAPFSTKPASPTINGSQTLTRALGLKVARIVIDPGHGGFDTGTIGPSGLEEKDLVLDIGLRLRKLLEAETNSEVFMTRSTDKFIPLEERTAIANEDGADLFISIHANASSDHHVRGIETYFLNFTSDPEALRLAARENATSQESVHQLQNLIQKIALNNKIEESQELARNIQTVLYKRMSRASRGLHNRGVRKAPFVVLIGANMPSILTEISFLSNPHSERLLKSSSYREQIAKALFNGIENYTSNLGSVRVAQSTR, encoded by the coding sequence GTGCTGGCGGCAGCCTGGGTTGTTCTTGCGGTTGCGCCCGGCTTTGCCATTACTCGCCGTACTGACCTTGCAAGAAAAGCCTACGGGCGGGCCGTGGAACTCCAGCAGAAGCTCAAGGCCACACCCGCTGGCAAGCGCACGGCGGCGGAATACGAGCGCGTCATTCGTGAATACCGGAACGTTTATATTTACGATTTTGCTTACGTCAAGGCCCCCGTGGCGGCGCAAACGATAGGCGACCTCTACCTGGAAATGGGGCGCCAGCTTCGCAACCCCGCATACTTCAATTCCGCCATCAAGTCCTACCAATACACGGCAGCGCAATACCCGGGCACCAGCATGGCGCGCGAATCAGCGCTGGCCACAGGAAGTGTCTACCTCGAAAGCCTCAACGATCCCGGGCAGGCGGCCGCCGCCTACCGGTCGTTCCTTGAGAAATATCCCAATTCCTCCAACTCCGGTGAGGCGAAGCAAAAGCTGAAGGAAATTGCCGATGCGCAGGCTGCGCAAAAGAGAGAGGATTCCGCTAGTAACGCCAACACCAGCCCGGACAACAGCTCCGGCGGCACTGAAACCTCCAGCATTGGCGGCAATGATGCCTCCGGCGCGCCGGCTGAAGTAACTGATATCCACAACTGGGTTGGGCCAAATTACACCCGGGTAGTTATCGAAGCGCGGGGTCCATTCCAATACACTACGATTCGACTGTCGCATCCGGACCGCATTGTCTTTGACCTGCCAAACACCCGCCTGAGCCACGACCTGATGAAGAAAAATGTTCCCATCAACGGAACTTTTCTGCGCGATATCCGGGTGGGTCAGTTCAAACCGGACGTCACCCGCGTGGTGCTGGACGTCAAGAACATCAACAACTTTTCCGCGTTCCCGGTGCCGAACCCTTTCCGGCTGATCATTGACGTTCACGGAACGTCACCCGAGATGGCGGAGAACGGCCCGGAATCTGCGAAATCCGGCCCCACTGCCGCCACGGAACCAGGCCGCGTGGCACAGGCGCGGGTGGAAAAGAAAACTCCCGCTGTGATGGAAGCGCCAGCCTCAAACCACAAGCCGGAAGTCGAAGCTGCCCGAAAGGTTGCATTCCCTGCCCCGCCAAAGACCGGGAGCGCCATTGAGTTCGACGACCAGCAGGCCGTGATGGAGAAGGCGGTCTCCACGCCAAAGCCCGGACCCGAAGGAGCCACGAAACTGGCGCCCAAACCTGCGCCCGATCGCCAGGCGCCGCAGGCTGTGAAGCCAACCAACGGAACCGCCCCTTCCGCGGCTCAAGCAGAGAAGATTGCAAAACCGGAAAAGGACGCTGCCTCCACGACCCGCCGGCAAGCTCCTCCGCGGCCAAAGGCCGGAACTGCCTCAGATGGCCCTGTCCAGCCGGAAGCAGAATTGAATACTGAAGCCAGCCGCGATAACAGCAACGTCGCGGGCAGAAAGTCTGAAGCTGCCTTGGCTGCCCGCAGTTCGGCCGCTGCAAAAAAGAGGATGGAAGCTGCGTCCACCGATCCCGGGCGCGATGATGCGCCATTCTCCACCAAACCGGCTTCTCCCACGATAAACGGCTCGCAAACGCTTACACGGGCGCTGGGGTTGAAGGTTGCGCGCATTGTGATCGACCCGGGCCACGGAGGTTTCGACACGGGTACCATCGGCCCCTCGGGACTGGAAGAGAAGGACCTTGTGCTCGATATCGGCCTTCGGCTGCGCAAGCTGCTTGAGGCCGAGACCAATAGCGAAGTCTTTATGACGCGCAGCACAGACAAGTTTATCCCGCTCGAGGAAAGAACGGCCATCGCCAACGAAGACGGTGCGGACCTGTTTATTTCAATCCACGCCAACGCCAGCAGTGACCACCACGTGCGGGGCATAGAAACCTACTTCCTGAACTTTACGAGCGACCCCGAAGCCCTTCGCCTGGCCGCGCGTGAAAACGCAACTTCGCAGGAATCCGTCCACCAGTTGCAAAACCTGATCCAGAAAATTGCTTTGAACAACAAGATCGAAGAATCCCAGGAGCTTGCCCGCAACATCCAGACCGTGCTCTACAAACGCATGTCCAGGGCCTCACGCGGTCTTCACAACCGCGGCGTACGGAAGGCTCCTTTTGTTGTCCTCATTGGCGCCAACATGCCATCGATACTTACGGAAATCTCCTTCCTTTCAAATCCGCATTCCGAGCGCCTGCTGAAGAGCTCTTCTTATCGAGAGCAGATTGCCAAAGCCCTTTTCAACGGCATCGAGAATTACACCAGCAATCTGGGAAGCGTCCGCGTAGCCCAAAGCACGCGGTAA
- a CDS encoding ABC transporter ATP-binding protein, whose protein sequence is MEAIRTESLTKTFGGLTAVDAVTLTVEEGEIFGLVGPDGAGKSTTMRLLSAIMDPTSGNAWVAGHHTVREAEAVSNDIGYMSQRFGLYPDLTVAENINFYADIYGVPRRRRQEKIERLLAFSNLTPFKKRLAANLSGGMKQKLGLACALIHTPRVLFLDEPTNGVDPSSRRDFWRILYQLLRERVTIFVSTAYLDEAERANRVALMDHGKLIAVGTPDEVKKLMRGGILEVRASDPRRATAILREQLGTGLVDLFGDRVHVVTAEPEAFRPRIEQAMAGAGLKIESLRLIEPSLEDVFVSVLARKNEEQQQ, encoded by the coding sequence ATGGAAGCCATCCGGACAGAATCCTTGACCAAAACTTTCGGCGGGCTGACGGCCGTGGATGCCGTGACGCTCACGGTGGAAGAAGGAGAAATCTTCGGGCTCGTCGGACCGGACGGTGCGGGCAAATCCACTACCATGAGGCTGTTGAGTGCCATCATGGACCCGACTTCAGGCAACGCGTGGGTAGCCGGCCATCATACGGTGCGAGAGGCCGAGGCGGTGAGCAACGATATCGGGTACATGAGCCAGCGGTTCGGCCTCTACCCGGATCTGACGGTTGCCGAGAACATCAACTTTTATGCTGACATCTACGGTGTGCCGCGCCGGAGACGCCAGGAAAAGATCGAACGACTTCTGGCTTTCAGCAACCTGACGCCTTTCAAAAAACGGCTGGCGGCAAATCTTTCCGGGGGGATGAAGCAGAAGCTGGGCCTGGCCTGTGCGCTGATCCACACGCCCAGGGTGCTCTTTCTCGACGAACCCACGAACGGCGTCGATCCTTCGTCGCGCCGTGATTTCTGGCGCATCCTTTACCAACTTCTTCGTGAGCGTGTCACGATTTTTGTTTCCACCGCATATCTCGATGAGGCCGAGCGCGCCAATCGGGTTGCGCTCATGGATCATGGAAAACTTATCGCTGTGGGCACTCCGGACGAGGTGAAAAAGCTGATGCGCGGCGGCATTCTGGAGGTCCGTGCTTCAGATCCGCGTCGAGCCACAGCGATTCTTCGCGAACAACTGGGCACGGGGCTGGTCGACCTGTTCGGGGACCGCGTCCACGTGGTCACCGCAGAGCCAGAAGCTTTTCGGCCACGGATTGAACAGGCGATGGCCGGCGCAGGACTGAAGATCGAAAGCCTTCGCCTGATCGAACCCTCACTTGAAGATGTTTTCGTTTCCGTACTGGCTCGAAAGAATGAAGAGCAGCAGCAATGA
- a CDS encoding TolC family protein produces MITIQRIILAVLLALVPAGSLRAQQKQPLPLHLTLQEAVRIALRENPEVQIANLDVVESRHDRSIVRSALLPQASIGVSEAATRRNLDAFIGFRIPGFPQHIGPFRTFQAGPAFSFPVFDLTLWHRLEASSHRVTGASAQELTIREQTTLLVVSQYLGCLRAAADVRAAQSRVQLAQALYDQAEELQKQGLSTALDTLRSSVELQNEKQRLIVTETQGKTALYGLAQLLDLDPRQTVELDDETSFFGTPKITLQESMESAYANRPEIKALVAQEKAAHLEQQAAKDERLPKVEVNGAWGYQGTSLPASIPAYQFQVTLDVPLFTGGRIRAENAKAQIELKKIARQTDSARSRIALEVKTAIAQLDAARNEVAVANLGLKLANDEVVDARERFQSGVANNIEVTTAQDALSRASDNQISALYRYNLARADLAHATGQIERFYTH; encoded by the coding sequence ATGATAACTATACAACGCATCATTTTAGCAGTCTTGTTGGCGCTCGTGCCCGCCGGGTCTCTGCGCGCGCAGCAGAAGCAGCCGCTGCCCCTGCACCTGACCCTTCAGGAAGCCGTGCGTATAGCTCTGCGGGAAAACCCCGAAGTGCAGATTGCCAACCTGGACGTGGTCGAAAGCCGGCACGACCGTTCCATCGTGCGCTCGGCATTGCTGCCCCAGGCAAGCATTGGTGTTTCTGAGGCTGCAACGCGACGTAACCTCGATGCATTTATTGGATTTCGTATTCCGGGCTTCCCGCAGCACATCGGACCGTTCCGGACTTTTCAGGCCGGACCGGCATTTTCCTTTCCAGTGTTCGACCTGACGCTTTGGCACCGGCTCGAGGCCTCAAGCCACAGGGTCACCGGAGCCAGCGCTCAGGAATTGACCATCCGCGAACAAACCACCTTGCTGGTGGTATCGCAGTATCTCGGATGCCTGCGCGCGGCAGCGGACGTTCGGGCAGCGCAGTCACGCGTTCAGCTTGCGCAGGCGCTTTACGATCAGGCGGAAGAATTGCAGAAACAGGGGCTCAGCACCGCACTAGACACGCTGCGCTCCAGCGTCGAACTCCAGAACGAGAAGCAGAGGCTCATCGTGACCGAAACTCAGGGCAAGACCGCCCTTTACGGGCTGGCCCAATTGCTGGACCTTGACCCCCGTCAGACGGTTGAACTGGACGACGAAACAAGTTTTTTCGGCACGCCGAAAATTACTTTGCAGGAAAGCATGGAAAGCGCCTATGCCAACCGGCCAGAAATCAAGGCTCTGGTTGCCCAGGAGAAAGCGGCGCACCTTGAACAGCAGGCGGCAAAAGATGAACGCCTGCCTAAAGTGGAAGTGAACGGAGCCTGGGGTTACCAGGGAACATCACTGCCGGCTTCGATTCCCGCTTATCAGTTCCAGGTTACGCTTGACGTTCCGCTGTTCACTGGGGGAAGGATTCGCGCCGAAAACGCAAAGGCCCAGATCGAATTGAAAAAAATCGCCCGTCAGACTGACAGTGCGAGGAGCCGCATCGCGCTGGAAGTGAAGACCGCGATCGCGCAACTGGATGCGGCGCGGAATGAGGTGGCCGTTGCAAACCTTGGATTGAAGCTTGCGAACGATGAAGTTGTGGATGCACGCGAGCGCTTCCAGTCAGGCGTCGCCAACAATATCGAAGTCACCACAGCGCAGGATGCCCTCTCGCGAGCCAGCGACAACCAGATCTCCGCACTCTATCGATACAATTTGGCGCGCGCCGACCTGGCCCATGCGACAGGACAAATCGAAAGATTTTACACACACTGA
- a CDS encoding ABC transporter permease has protein sequence MNYLRAWAVARKEFLHVLRDPRSLAMAIAMPMLLLLLFGYALTLDVDNVPIVVWDQSQTPASRELISRFRGSRYFSIKGYGWNYPGLEREIDSGNVLAALVVPRDFTNQIRSGRQASLQMIVDGSNSNTATLAVGYADSVTRAYSQELSLKEIRRAGGAVQDTPVDFRPRVWFNPELESRNYIIPGLIAVIMMVIAALLTSLTVAREWERGTMEQLISTPVTGRELIMGKLLPYFSIGLLDVLLAVLLGDLLFHVPLRGSVLLLFVSAAVFLAGSMALGVLISVIAKNQLMANQLAMVVTFLPSFLLSGFVYPISNMPTVIQWITNLVPARYFITLLKAIYLKGVGVPTLAGEGLLLVVYAGSTILLAVGIFKKKLV, from the coding sequence ATGAATTATCTCCGCGCCTGGGCCGTAGCGCGAAAAGAATTCCTGCACGTGCTTCGCGACCCGCGTAGTCTGGCGATGGCGATCGCCATGCCCATGCTGTTGCTGCTGCTTTTTGGATACGCGCTGACGCTCGACGTGGACAATGTCCCAATAGTTGTCTGGGACCAGAGCCAGACGCCCGCGAGTCGCGAGTTAATCAGCCGTTTCAGAGGATCTCGCTATTTTTCGATCAAGGGTTATGGCTGGAACTATCCGGGGCTGGAGCGGGAGATCGATTCCGGCAATGTGCTGGCAGCTCTGGTGGTACCAAGAGACTTTACGAACCAGATTCGGTCAGGCAGGCAGGCTTCGCTTCAGATGATCGTGGACGGGAGCAATTCCAACACAGCGACGCTCGCTGTGGGCTACGCCGACTCTGTGACCCGGGCCTATTCGCAGGAATTGAGCCTGAAGGAGATCCGGCGAGCCGGCGGCGCGGTGCAAGATACACCTGTCGATTTCCGCCCGCGTGTCTGGTTCAATCCGGAGCTCGAGTCACGGAATTACATTATCCCAGGGCTGATCGCCGTCATCATGATGGTGATTGCAGCGCTGCTGACGTCGCTGACCGTGGCACGTGAATGGGAACGCGGCACCATGGAGCAACTTATCTCGACGCCGGTGACAGGCCGCGAGCTGATCATGGGAAAACTCCTGCCCTACTTTTCAATCGGTCTGCTGGATGTGCTGCTTGCTGTACTGTTGGGCGACCTCCTGTTCCACGTGCCTTTGCGCGGTAGTGTGCTGCTGCTGTTTGTTTCTGCAGCGGTTTTCCTGGCGGGCAGCATGGCGCTCGGCGTCCTGATCAGCGTGATCGCTAAAAACCAACTGATGGCCAACCAGTTGGCGATGGTGGTTACGTTTTTGCCCTCTTTTCTACTTTCGGGATTTGTCTATCCGATCAGCAATATGCCGACTGTGATTCAGTGGATCACCAATCTTGTTCCGGCGCGGTACTTCATCACGCTGCTCAAGGCAATCTACCTGAAAGGAGTGGGGGTTCCCACTTTAGCGGGTGAGGGCCTTCTGCTGGTCGTCTACGCCGGCAGCACGATACTTCTGGCGGTGGGAATCTTCAAGAAGAAACTGGTGTAA
- a CDS encoding HlyD family efflux transporter periplasmic adaptor subunit, translated as MTIESLRKKAAGLRPYRNRLVLLALAVLVAVAAFAWFRAWSRSTDKPIRVSGNIEVTDAELSFKIPGRVDARLVDEGQMVKSGEIVALLDNRELSQEVARNKAAVEVEQAALAALEAGSRPEEIAEARAAASQAKSRLQELEAGSRPQEIAAAEAAYQSARADAKRLADDFDRYIGLYRKQLVSTQQYDAARTASEMAGARERQAKEQLDLLEEGPRKEEIAQARDAYAQAGQRYTLVKIGPRREDIEQARARLDQARESLALSETRLGYATLVSPMSGMVLSKSIEPGEYVSGGTPIVAVADLVNVWLRAYMNETDLGRVKLGQPVSVTTDTYPGKVYDGRISFISSQAEFTPKSVQTEKVRVKLVYRIKVDIKNPNMELKPGMPADAEILTGDR; from the coding sequence ATGACGATTGAGAGTTTAAGAAAAAAGGCTGCCGGGCTTCGACCCTACAGAAACCGGCTAGTTCTCCTAGCACTTGCCGTACTTGTGGCTGTGGCAGCCTTTGCATGGTTCCGGGCGTGGTCGCGAAGTACTGACAAACCGATTCGCGTCTCGGGCAACATCGAAGTCACCGATGCCGAGTTGAGCTTCAAAATTCCAGGCCGCGTGGATGCCCGCCTTGTGGACGAAGGGCAGATGGTAAAGTCGGGCGAGATCGTGGCATTGCTCGACAACCGGGAGCTCTCGCAGGAAGTGGCCCGCAACAAGGCTGCGGTTGAAGTGGAGCAGGCCGCGCTCGCCGCGCTCGAAGCCGGGTCACGCCCGGAAGAAATCGCGGAAGCACGGGCGGCAGCAAGCCAGGCCAAATCACGATTGCAAGAGCTGGAAGCCGGGTCGCGCCCTCAGGAGATTGCAGCGGCCGAGGCGGCCTATCAGAGTGCCCGGGCGGATGCTAAACGCTTGGCAGACGACTTCGACCGTTACATTGGACTCTACAGAAAACAGCTAGTTTCCACACAGCAATATGATGCAGCCCGAACAGCATCCGAAATGGCCGGCGCGCGCGAGCGCCAGGCGAAAGAACAACTCGACCTTTTGGAAGAAGGCCCGCGCAAGGAAGAGATTGCCCAGGCCCGCGACGCATACGCGCAGGCCGGGCAGCGTTACACGCTGGTTAAAATCGGGCCACGCCGAGAAGATATCGAACAAGCGAGGGCGCGTCTGGACCAGGCGCGAGAGTCGCTGGCGCTCTCGGAAACGCGGCTCGGATACGCCACGCTGGTTTCCCCAATGTCAGGTATGGTCCTTTCAAAGAGCATCGAGCCGGGTGAGTACGTCTCCGGCGGTACGCCAATTGTGGCCGTGGCCGACCTTGTAAACGTCTGGCTGCGCGCCTATATGAACGAGACGGACTTGGGCCGCGTGAAGCTCGGGCAGCCGGTGAGTGTGACCACGGACACGTATCCCGGTAAGGTGTATGACGGTCGCATCTCATTCATCTCATCGCAGGCAGAGTTCACCCCCAAAAGCGTGCAGACAGAGAAGGTGCGGGTGAAATTGGTTTACCGCATCAAAGTGGACATCAAAAACCCTAACATGGAGCTAAAGCCCGGCATGCCAGCAGACGCAGAAATCCTGACGGGGGACAGATAA